TTGGGCCTCGCCGCTACATTCTGTAGCAGATGACATTCAGCCGGCTGCACTAAGCAGTTAAGAGTCCGGTACCTTGCGGCATGAGCCGCCTGCGGGACGTGCCCTCCAAATGGGCGGTCCAAAGCGACGTTTACCATCCCTTGCATCCACCCAGTGTTTGTTGGTGCCGTCTAACCTAACCATCTTTGAAATCACAAAATCAGATTTGCTTTGATTGTTTACCTGTATTTAATCAGTGTTGCCATTATAGCGATTTTGTTGTTAGATCTAATAACGTTTCTGTCTGTTTATGACAAAGTTTTCTATTTAGTAATCAGTTATATCTTCAGTGACTTGAATAAACAATTGGTGATATTTTATGGACTTACAAGATAGAAAAGTTACTTCAAGCATGGCCTTCTAGAATGTAATTTATTGCTCAAAAGCAACATTTAAACAGCTGAAACTTGAACGCATAGGCTCCGTTGCTACATAGCAACGGACACCTTCACATTGGTAGTCTTCACATTGTGATTGTGCTTTACAACACGTTGGTCATCATAGCATTCACACTGTGCTCACAAAGTTGATGTTTCTTTATTACCTACGAAACCTGTTTGAATCTGTTTGAACGCTGCGGGTTCAGTGGTGTCACTAAATGCATTTGATTGGCAGATGCGCCCAAGCCTGTCAGTAAGCTAATTTACCAAAACCAAGTGGAATAAATTTTATGTTCAGATTTCGAACACAGCTGGTGAATAAGACATTTCAGCTGCATAAAAAGGACTTGGATGTCGGAACAGCTGAGCTTGTTTACGCGCATCAGATCAAATCGCTTTCCTTTCTCATGTCTTTGGACTAATCAGTACTTCACGGTGGATTTAAGATCAGGGGTGAAAATTTAGTATCTGACCTGCAATAAAGCTTGGGCAATTGTCATTGCCGTGTTAACAATACATGGCCAAACGAGTTCTGCAGAATTTAGCTCTACCAAGAGCGTTGAGAACCACAAAAAATGTTGGGATAATATAGACTATAAGTGCATTTTCATTTTAGGATAACTACGTCACTTGTATCCTTTTGAATCGGGCCATGTTTGTAACTTTCCTATCTGATTGTAACTgaaaatttaagctgtcatcATTTGTTACGTAATAAATATTAGATGTGAGCAAATATCAACTTTTTCGAATACAAATAGTAAGTATTGAATATCGTATAGACAAACGCAGATGCACGTTTCTTTAGCAGGAATACTTATTTCAGTATAATAAGGTAACACGCTTGTACATACTGAATACACAGTCAACTATCGTGGACAATTAGGATCGTTTTAAGCTCAAGATCACTACAACTGTTGGGAAAGGAACTGCACATATAGTTGCTTGACACCTTTAGAACCCAGTTGCCAACAAGATTTCCACGAATGACAGGCTGCTGTATGATTTCCAAAAACGCTAAATAAACAGCTATTGAGAAAATATGAGAACTTattgaaaaggaaaagaaagaaaagcaaacggTTTATTTAAGTGCCATAGAAGCAGTGCAGGGTCTGTTTCAAGGAAATCTGCTTAACCCGCCTCCCACTTGTGCTACACGCCAGCTCGTTCCACTCCCCTTGGCAGAACTTTTCTGTGTAGGGCTTTGTTTTAAAGCATATGAAAAGCAAACGTGCTGCAGAAGTGAACGGGAAAAGTATATACAGGTTTACATCAGTGTGGTTTCCGTTGTTTGCGTGGTGTCAGTGCCAACAGGGTAGCAACAGCAGAGTGATCCCAGGTAGCACGTGCTGCAGAAATCTCTTTCGAAACTGCAAACCTTACATATAGTATATGCCAAATGAATGTTTTTCTGGATGCTCCAGTTGTTTTAAAAGCATACGAAAGGAACGGATGGACAAGTTagcgaaagaagaagaagaaaaactttattaaaaaagaatggtctggcagttttggttgtggtggcctcaggtggcggcgtcttcggcttgccggacggcctaGAGCTTGCCCGATAACCTAGATAGAGCTTGCCCACCACTCCTAAAATAGTTGGTACAACAGTGGATGTTGCTGTTCTACTGCTACGTTCTCAAGCTTGTCTTCTTTTTGTTGCTTGCATTGTCATATAATGTCATTcaaggtcgtataatgattttCTAATAATTTGTATAAAACCTGTATACCTTGTTCTTTGTCATGAATCGCATCTgagccttttggctaagatcaaggTATAGCATGGAAGCTTTAACGTACATGAGATGTATGCAGTTAGTTTCACAGTTGTCTGATATATTTACGCATTTCATGTGCATTTGAGCAGAAAAATGGAAGGTTGCCCCTAGTTAAAGCTTCCCCTGAAGGAAGTTCTGCAGTCCAATTTGAAGGTTTCAGTATTTTGTCAATGTTATGCATACATTGCATTGCATCTTGGAGGTTTCCGTAGAACTGATTTGCCAAAACTGGTACAGGTGCCATATTTTTTCTTCGATTGTGTGTTTATATGATTTTCATCACATCGTGCCTTGAGTGTAGCATAATGTTTCTGTAACAAGCTTTCGCTTGTAAAATATAAAATACACAAAATGAAGCTTGCCAGAATGCATTGCCTCAAGATCTGTGCAGGATGTGGAAGTAATTTTCTTTTCCGAAATAAAGCAGTCATTTTTACCATCGTTACAACTTTTCCGTGATGTCTGATTTACGTGAAAACGTACCATCTTTTAGCAAACTCGTGAGACATAGTATGCGTCAAAGCATAGTGAGTGGCACACATTCCTAAATGCTGTTCACGGTCATACCAGAAAGTGTTGCTGCTAATCAGCAAAAGCCTTTGTTGCTTCCCATCACATTGTCAGCATGTCAGGCATGACAATTTTATGTGAGTGGAAAGAAAAGCATATTTATTCTTAATCAATGTTTCTTGGCAGACTGGACTATGACCACCTCGAGGTCATGGCCGGCTGAGTGTGCCAAGTTGCAGAGTGACTTGGAAGTTCTGATAAAAGTTTGAAAAATGAGTTCGAGTTAGGGCTGCAGATTCTTCAAACTCGGCCACAGAGTAACTATTCTTCAGTACCATTTATACCACGGTCATTGTCACTTGATGGTGAATATTTTCACTAAGGTTTCTTTTTAAAGCAAATTCACTGTGACTATACTAACACCGAACCAATATTTTCATGAGAATGTTAAACTTTCATGTTGCTATTCTTGCAACTAAATGCCTACAATTGTGTTTTTAAAAAAAGGAGGCAGGGGAATTCTATCTGATGGCATTCTTACATACTTCGTTAGATGTGGAAGTTCCAAGGTACTCGAGTTTGAGAATCTCTATCCTAAGTCATATTAAAGAGAAGTTCTCTTGTTTGCAGTGTGAAATTTCACATCCGTGTAAGATGCGCAACTGAGGTGAAACACTTGTGAATCTAGATCAGCATGACAAAAACCTAAAGTTAAATTACATTAGGGGCCATTTTATACTCATAGGTTAAACATTCCTGTCTTGTTCTGTGTGTTTAGCAAAAAACCAGGACACTGGTCTGAAGTCATCGTGGAATCAAGCCTTGAATGCTTGTTTTAAATGGTTTCAGGAGTATTCGGGGAGCAGCCGTGATTCGTGCCAAATTGTCTCAGCTTAGCTCTGACTGCTTCTATGACTGAAACGAATTGCATTCTTTTATGCTGGGACAAAAACTCGAAGCTACTGTGCAACAACTAGACATTGTTCCTGACCTCTCTTCTTGCCATGGACGATGACGATTTCTAATGCCATATTTTTTAAATTGTGTAGTGAGAAATAGTCGCCTAGCCCAGGCGAGCTACTTGCATGTTACCATATCGTAATCTAACAGTTTGCCCATCTCTGCTTTATCTCGTAGTGTCTGTAATGTCGATGTGACCGCGTCTGTAAGGATCCCACCCCCATCTCATCCTTGCTtttccttcctccccccccccaccatcaATACTGTATATTTCTTTTGCTTGTCTTGACTACTGACCAGTTAACGCTCTCATCAGCATAGACCATGGAACTTTTGGAAGGTGGACGTTCTGTACAGTTCTGGCTGAATGAATGTCTTGGCACTCGATTACAATGTGTTGATTTGTCCCTGGACAtagcacacatacatacatgtgGTGCCCTCTTAAGGGTAGGCAAGAAAGTGCATAGAACCTCTTCCTTGCCCAGTACCAACGAAGTAGCGCTGGTTCACTGGCGTGTGCCTTTCGGTATTTAATCTTGGCAGTGTATGGTAGGGTTCCCTGCAGCACCCTCCTACGAAACGTGAAGGAATTGTGTAAACCTGCTGACATTAGAAGGTGACAGAAATACTGTTCCCATCGTGTAAGTGGCACACACCCATCACGGGGGTTTTATAAAGAATCGGGCACTCTGCATAGCATGCCTTGAAGTGGTTTAGATAATAAAAAAACTGATATGCTGGGGAAAGACTTGTtattgagcagtcaattttcagATATCTTAGTGTAGTGAatgtaaagacaaaaaaaaaagaattgtacaGACTTTAGAAAGGGACGTGATGTGACCCGAGAATTCGTTAATTCATAGCTTTGGAAACATTTCAGTGGTTGCAAATACCACTGAATGGCCTGCTGTCAAGTCGCTTCCCTGTCTTCTTTCTAATCCAGATGTGACCACACTTCCTTTGCCATATGATGTCTAGCCTTTATTCACTACCTTCAATATACTTAACATGGGAAGGGAACTTTCTCTTGCAACACTGCTATACAAAATGTGGAGAACATGCTTCGAATTCGTCTTGGACTTCATCAAGCCCGTCTTCATCACCTCTGTACAACAGGCCTTAACCCAGTACACTCTCCTGACCTTGAACGTTAGAGTCACGGATCCCTCTACCATTATTTATTAAACTTCCTGCTTGAAACAGatctttttgtgtgcgtgtgagcaCATCTTTGTATTATTCCTAAAGGCAAGCTTCCgagccaaaaaaaagaaagtttgacTTGCAACAAACTAAATTTTCATTCTTGTATGCTGTGCTATGAAGCTACTGTTTGACAAACAACATCTTAGTGCTCTGAATGTACAATCATATGCCGGTTAAAAATAATGGACAAGGATTGAAATGGCATTAGCTTGCATGTGAACTTGTATCGAAACATTTTAGGTGCATTTGTTCTTTCATGGGCTGGTAGCATGTGCCACACTGttccaaagaagaaaaagaagagctgcTTGTTCTCGGCACCAAGGCCAGCTTGTAGTCAGAGGGACTCGTGAAAGTGCATTTGCCCCAACCACGGAGGTTTAAGGCCCCTCTTCCTACatctctgtttgtttgttttctcatGTGTCGGAATTATGTGTTGGTTTAGGATCAGAGTGCCAGCACTGCTGGCATAGGGTGTAATCAAAATAGGCTAGACCTAACAGCTTCTCTGCTTTCACTGCAGCCTTGTGAGACTTTCTCGTATTCGTTGAATGCCTCAAATATACTGTCTGTCTTCTTAATTACATATTTTCTTTAGCAGCGATAATTTGACTAAAGGAGCGCCAAAGCTCGAGGCCTGTTTGCAGTATTCCCACTTGTCAGATTATGTCTTGCATTACATTTACAATGTGGAGTACTATGACCGAATGCCTCACCGGTGTAGGGCTTGCAGAGGTCTACTTTGAATGTAGTACAGCTCTAGAAGGTGTCACCCCGCACCAACGGTGTTTACCCTTAGTAGTGCCTTTGAAAGTTTAGAGATATTTTTTACTACAGGCATGTGGCTGCCATTGTAATTCTTTGCTACATCTTTCAAGCTTAAGAGAGCTAATATGCATAGCTGCAAAACTAACTATATTAAAATATATTAGTATACAATAGAACACCATAAAGCACCTCACACATACAATCTCACAGGATTGATGAGGTTTTCTACAATATTGCACATAATATTGCACACATTACATAAGGTAGCAAAGGATTGAAGGGTAAAGCAGCTGTTTGCCGTGCATAAATTTGCATAAGCACTAGGATGTGCACATATCTCGGAGGTTTCTTTCAGCTAAGGGCGACGGACCATGATATTAGTTATTTTTAAGTGCTGATTACCCAAACCTCTGTCAACTATGCACTGTGCTATTCCATGCAGAAGGAATTGGCCAAGGCGCGTTTTTTCCTCAAAGACGTTGATGGAGCCGAGGAACTGAAATTCGTGTCCACTTCAGAGAAACTGGAGCCTGTCCACTATGCCTCTGTTGCCACCCAGACAAAAGGTTGGTTCTGTGTTGTTTTGACGGgcggaaaaaaggaaatgcatgctATGCATAGTTTTGCAGGTCATATCTCGTGCCACTTGTGCTTTGGATGAGTTTGGCTCATTGTTATAATTTTACATTGCTGTTTTGGACGATTACAGCTGGTCCATTGCAGCCGTGCTCGCATATTAGTGTTTCAAGTTTGTAGGGCACGTTTCTGTCTGTTTGGTGTGTGGTCATTTGTCAACACCATACTATGAGGATAGAATAATTTGGAAGGACATTTAATGGTACGTTGAGGCCCATGAGTACATGGCATTGCACATGGGTGAGGTAGGTAAAAAACCTGAGGGGGAAGTGAGGAGGGTTTACCTCTGCAGTTATAGAGATGGTGAACAGCAGTTCTGCTCTTGGATGTGAAGAACAGCATCACAGTTGCAAGCAGCTCAGCCCTTCCCATCAGTGACGCATATAACCTACCTAGGCACGTAAGAAAAAACACCCATGAAGAGGTTTGTCACTAATATACAGTGAATTGCATTCCTGCTGCTTTGGGATGTTCTTGCTGCTGGCAGGTAATAAAATTCAAAAGAAACCACGACCAAATGCTTCATAAAATGAAAGTCTGATGACACTGTGCACAGAAAGCTGATTTTAGGCTGCAGTTCACCATGACATTAGTATTTTGTCACTTGCACAAATAAACATACCACTTTATGTTCTAGTGAGAAATGCTTTCTAATGACGTGCACAGCCTTTGCCAAAAGAAGCAAAGCCATTTCACAGGTGACTATGGCTGTCTCCAATGTGTCTTGTTTGCTTCCTGCAGTATACTCCTGCAGCATAGTGCTTGAAAGCTCTGTGGAGAAAGGGGAACTCTTGTCATCATGCTCTGAAGTTTTACAATGTCAGAAGTTCCTTGGGTGCAACATGAAATAGCCCAGCTAGGACTCGGCAGTGCTCTTGCCCCGAGTGGTTTTGGTTCTTATGGTGAAGGCTGTACATCTGTTCATGCATCGTTGCCTTGGGAGTTTCTGATAAAGGATCCATATGTCACAATATGTCATGTCACTCACAGTAAGTCTGAGATTACTGTTTGGTTTATTATGTGcaattcctttttttcctttaattTCTTGTTGTCTCAAATCCATCTTTAAATTGCTGTATTTGCCTGTCCCTGCGATTTGTACTGGGTTGTGGTCCTAGTCAAGCCCATGTAGCGGCTTTTTGATCACGGCCCTCAACATCCTAAATGTTGGAATAAAGTTTGATTAGGTTTGCTGCCTTGTCATATTGTGCAGATCTTGGTGCCACGAGCTCTCCAACACGTGCTGTTGCAACATCATCCGATGTCATTGGCACTGAGGCAGCAATGCTCAACCTGGACGTGAACCCTTTTGTGCGCTACCCACTCATCATCATGAACTGTGTTCTCTGGGTCCTTGGCCTCGTCCTTTTTGTTGGCGGCCTGTATGCCTACATAGGCACGTCATTGCAGGCCAGTGTTCCTGAATCCTCGGAAGCTGTTCTCAACATCTACAGGTTGGAAACGGAAGCTAAGCCCATACCTCATTTGTTAGCCGTGTGCCGACTTTATTATGCCAGTGTAGCTCTTGATCGTTGCAACAGCATCTAAAGAACCAGTGAACACTGTGTGCATACATCCGTGATGCTGTCCTTAGGCTTGACTTCTTTTACTTGACCTTTAAAATTTTATAACACATTCCGACATGGGAGCTGAATCTTCACTTCATTGTACAAAATGCTATTTTATTGCAAGTTATGTTCTTTTTCACAGAAGTAATGTATAATTTGATTACACTGCCGGCTGGGTTGGTTAGAGAAAAACATTAATTTAGCAAGGTTCTTTCCGAGTTTTGTGTGCACTGTCAACATGAAGGCGGTAtaataaaatgtgaaaaaaaaggtGTTTTCACTGTGAAGTGAGTGTGCGTAAACCTAGACTTATTTTTATTTAAAGGCAGACTAGCAAGAAATGTTTAACCTAAACCAGATGAGTAAATTATGTTTCTGGATTATCAGAAATGTCAGCCTCGTGTTGAGAGATGACTTGGTAAGCCGGAAAAGATGGGAAAGCAAAAGACAGGTGGTGACATGAGCTTGACTTTCCTGCACTAGCTCTACGTCACATGTTTTGACGTCTATCAGGACTAGTTTTATTCATAAACAAGGATTAGATTGCATAATAAAGGAATCAAGGACTGAACCTAAAGATATGTTAAAATTTGTAAAGTCATGTTGACGTTCTGGCGCTGGAGTTAGGGTGTGAGCTTCAGGACGGGAACCTGCCACAGTAGCTGTGTTCTGTGGCTGAGCACtcgagtacttagatttatgtgcacattaaagaacaccaggttgtcaaaattaatccggagcccttgTTTATGGCATCTCTAATACACCCAGTGTTGCTTGGCACATTAACCTcccgtcaatcaatcaatcaatcaatcaatcaatcaatcaatcaatcaatcaatcaatcaatcaatcaatcaatcaatcaatcaaatttcAACTTTGTCTGCTACTTTCCCTGCAAGTAACTTATTTGATCTTGCCTTTTAGTAATCATTCTATGTCACATCATGAGAGTCAATGAAAAAATTCGAGGACACTTAAgaacttatgagttgtgaatgcaaaagcattaatacCCAGTTGAATGCCACTGGGCAGTACTTTGAGTTTTGcactgcgagtaatgtaccacaTTGGTatgtgctgcctgagccagcaagCAGTAGCAGCTTGTGGCGCCAACGTTGCATGCCACTGATGTCCTGCGCAatgagagaccgaggaagcagcagtggTGAGCAAGGCTTGCAGGTGCTcacagcagctaagcccagtgggggtgagagagTGAGATATGGACCGTGTTCCAGCTTCCGAAAGCGAGGGTGGTGTGGCATCACaccgatgccctctcccctcacactATACATGGCATGCTAATGCAGCAGCAAGTGTTGCGATTTGCCCATCCCGCTCTGTTGATGcgtgctcgtgacgtggcgtcgcagccaatgggacttTAGGTGctgttttgctgctacagatgcTAACTTTTTCGCTCAGCAGACCATTTGACGCTTTCACATCGATAAGAGAGCCTCCATATTGTGAACGTGCGCAGTCAGCTGGTGGTGCATGTGGAGGTGACGGTGATGCTGGTGGGCACGCTGCTGGTGTTGCTCTCCTTCTGCGGCTGCGTCGGGGCACTGCGCGAGAACACCTGCCTGCTGAATGCCTACTCTTCGCTCATCACTGCCCTGCTGCTGCTCAGCCTCATCCTGGGCCTGCTGGTGTTCTCGCTGCCCGCGCAGCTGAAGCGCATGCTCCGCAACACGTTGAGCACACACCTCGTCATGCACTACCGGGACAGCCCCGACTTGCAGCACCTCATCGACTCCATTCAGGCAGGATGAACGGGTTGTAGCATAGCATTCCAAACAGCAATTGAACAGATGAAAGAGATCTGCTGTAGTATTTGAAATAgcaaaaagtgtattggaatcaCATTTTGAATGAGTGCTCAGGCTTTGAACTAGCACATGCTAGGTAAAGCTGTTGGAAACTGTCCAGTGATCCCTTTCAGTGCAATAATTAAAGAGCATCATGCTCAGCATAGCAGACACAAAATGACAGCCATATCAATTAAAGGTATGCTACCTTGCTAAtatctttcgaaaaaaaaaagtgaacaaatCTGTTATCCTAAAATATCTTATCCGCATATTCCAAACAGGGTATTTTTAGCATTCCCCCCCTGCTGTTGGAAGTGTATGGTTTTGGAACTTGTAAAGCCCAGTAGCGTATCAACGGGGTCCTAGTATGTTTTAGACAATTCATACTTGCATTTTGTAAGCTAGTTTTGCATGCCATAAACAAGGGTGATGCACATCTAGACATGCAAGTCATAAGTGCATACCAACCAGTGCTTCCAAATTTTTCTTTAATGTTCACTAATTTTGGTTCACACTACAATATTACGGCTGTTGTGTGGAGTTCTGTGAAAGCTCCAGTGTTGGGGATGAAACATTAACATTATTAAAACATTTATGGTTGGTGTTTGTCTTCCTCTTTTATCATGTACGATGAACAAAACGCGAATAAGGTAAAAGCAGAagaagccaacatttcgacaagtgggtttgtctttttcaaggcgataagtccatttgtcgaaacgttggctccttattttaccttgttcttgatttgctcatcgtcttgaatttccatcttctGCCTTCCCCGTGTTATTCCTCTTTTATCATATGGTGTGATGATAATGAAAACCACTGGTCATTTTGGAGCTAGCGAGGAGTAACCTGAATCCTCAAGTGTCTACTCTACTCACTCTGGACAAATTTAGCAAACCCAAACCTTCCAGAATAAAGCCTAATGCCCGAAACTGGATCACTCCAGAAGTTGTGGCATGCAGCTGGCAGAAGGTCCAAGGGTTTTAGTGTAATTCACATTTAGTTATGAATAGCTGCAGCCTTATATCAGTTGTTCTCTCTTACAGGAGGACCTGCAGTGCTGCGGGCTGTCGCAGAGAAGTTTCCGGGACTGGAACGGCAACATGTATTTCAACTGCTCACGAACAAATCCCAGCAGTGAGCGCTGCTCAGTACCTTACTCCTGCTGCAGGCGAAACAGCACTCTAGAGGTGTGCAAGGGCTTTGTCTAGTTCAGTATTTATTGCATCAGCGAGCCGGTAATACTTTTCAAAGGGTACAGAAAGTACACATTAGAGACACTGATAATTCACactaaaggagtactgacacaaaaaatttCGATTTGGTTTCTTTGGCTTTATTAGGTAGCAAATGACCCAGTAATCTTGACAcgaaacctcatttacttcagagcacGACAAGTAGTTATTTGGAGTCTTGCTCAGTCCAAGTTTTGGTTTCAGAGAGCAACAGAATAGGCCAgagaaggaatgtaaacacagcttGGCACGTGATCACAAAAACCTCTGACGTATGCTCTGACGTGCATATCAATGCTCACGctggcacgcgagcttcgtgttgctagttcgTCTGCTATGCCCGCACCTGTTTTGCTATGACCATCGCCGTTGTCGTTTTCGTTGTCCAGCAGCGACGAGTTCCTACAGGCGGGATTTACCACTGTATTAGATATGGCCAATCACTTTCGATTCCTCCCACTAGAAAGCAGCGACTTGGATATCGTGGCTGGCGACAGCGAGGACGAACCTCAAGACCCTCGCATTGACCATGTTCATTGGAAAGACATGACGAATCGGCGTCGAACCTTGTGGCCTGCACGGTATTTAACAATAGCGTGTCCATTTCTTCCAGTGAAAGCTATCGTGGGGAAAACAATGCATCGCTGTTCCCACCCCTGAATGTGTTCGGCACAAGTCAACAACTCGCTGTATAAGCAGCATTGTGCTGTACTCGCATTTTGTGCGTGGTCAGTGTAGTGCAGTCAAGCTGATAATGCGAGAAATCTGCGGACATGACAAAAAGTGGCGATTAATTGTGAAGTTGCAGCAACACAAAGAGCGTATCACAACAAGCAGAAACTAAGAAGAGCACATGCAAGCAGCATGGCAGCCAATGAAAATTTGTGACATAGCATTTTTGCAGTTGTTTACAATCCTTCCTTGATGTTGATGTCACGAGGTTGGCTGCGCGCACATACTTGAAAac
This genomic window from Dermacentor albipictus isolate Rhodes 1998 colony chromosome 9, USDA_Dalb.pri_finalv2, whole genome shotgun sequence contains:
- the LOC135906535 gene encoding tetraspanin-33-like, with product MLNLDVNPFVRYPLIIMNCVLWVLGLVLFVGGLYAYIGTSLQASVPESSEAVLNIYSQLVVHVEVTVMLVGTLLVLLSFCGCVGALRENTCLLNAYSSLITALLLLSLILGLLVFSLPAQLKRMLRNTLSTHLVMHYRDSPDLQHLIDSIQEDLQCCGLSQRSFRDWNGNMYFNCSRTNPSSERCSVPYSCCRRNSTLEVVNLSCGRGVLNRTDYDAWFTIYTGNCVDAAHRYMRENVTIITGTCLVFVILLAFVQMVTQALVDEIFIIRRIYGKVYDRLYDLHASAGNTETPVRETRNDI